The following are from one region of the Arachis duranensis cultivar V14167 chromosome 10, aradu.V14167.gnm2.J7QH, whole genome shotgun sequence genome:
- the LOC107471355 gene encoding probable 3-beta-hydroxysteroid-Delta(8),Delta(7)-isomerase, protein MVSEGHPYSPRDLHLPGYVPCSLSQSNILSVFAFFTFLLVSLTWIFSGRLPKKTKTDRLLMCWWAFTGLTHLIVEGYFVFAPEFYKDKTGFYLAEVWKEYSKGDSRYAGRDAGIVSVEGLTAVFGGPASLLAVYAIATGKSYSHILQFAISLSQLYGVGVYYITALLEGDNFAASKLYYYAYYIGANASWIVIPLIIAIRSWKYTCAAFKGQDQTKKHKVR, encoded by the exons ATGGTTTCAGAGGGTCATCCCTACAGTCCAAGGGACTTGCACCTTCCCGGTTACGTTCCCTGCTCCCTCTCTCAGTCAAACATTCTCTCTGTCTTCGCATTCTTCACCTTCCTCCTCGTTTCTCTCACTTGGATCTTCTCAG GGCGGCTAcctaagaaaacaaaaactgaTAGACTGTTGATGTGCTGGTGGGCTTTTACGGGCCTCACTCACCTGATTGTTGAAGGTTACTTTGTTTTTGCCCCAGAGTTCTACAAGGATAAGACTGGCTTCTACCTAGCTGAAGTTT GGAAGGAATATAGCAAAGGGGATTCAAGGTATGCTGGAAGGGATGCAGGAATTGTTAGTGTTGAAGGACTAACAGCGGTTTTTGGTGGTCCAGCTTCCCTTCTAGCAGT GTATGCAATAGCTACTGGAAAGTCATATAGCCACATACTTCAATTCGCCATCTCATTGAGCCAGCTATATGGAGTTGGTGTATATTATATAACAGCACTCTTGGAAGGTGACAATTTTGCTGCAAGCAAATTGTACTATTATGCGTACTATATTGGAGCAAATGCTTCTTGGATTGTAATACCCTTGATCATAGCCATCCGCAGCTGGAAGTATACTTGTGCAGCATTTAAGGGACAAGACCAGACAAAAAAACATAAAGTTCGTTGA
- the LOC107471331 gene encoding coumaroyl-CoA:anthocyanidin 3-O-glucoside-6''-O-coumaroyltransferase 2-like produces MWRRWVKAGGDGGGDGDAGSCDRARVRCVEEGDEDGRLAATLSSGPAEVAHQEKSSTTLDLMGKERIEGGGWTRDLNLLAPVFPSPLTTQDGGKLLPLMAVQITVLPNYGFSMCVGFNHVVADGRAFHHFIKFWASVCRTRGEDMESVKESLQLPLHNRDAIEDWRGLKLVFLEELSSSFTKIVKSFGILVDIPSNKVRFTFTLSREQVEKIKKWIYLECKKRD; encoded by the exons ATGTGGCGGCGCTGGGTAAAGGCTGGAGGTGATGGTGGTGGCGATGGAGATGCTGGAAGCTGCGATAGGGCTAGGGTTCGGTGCGTGGAAGAGGGTGATGAAGATGGCAGATTGGCGGCGACACTAAGCTCGGGCCCGGCAGAAGTGGCTCACCAAGAAAAAAGCTCGACGACTCTGGACCTGATGGGGAAGGAGAGGATAGAGGGAGGAGGTTGGACGCG AGACCTTAACCTTCTTGCTCCCGTCTTTCCTTCTCCGCTTACAACGCAAGACGGTGGAAAGTTGCTTCCTCTTATGGCGGTTCAG ATCACTGTCCTACCCAACTATGGCTTCAGCATGTGCGTCGGCTTTAATCACGTTGTTGCGGACGGAAGAGCCTTTCATCATTTCATCAAGTTCTGGGCTTCCGTTTGTAGGACAAGAGGTGAAGACATGGAATCCGTTAAAGAATCTCTTCAACTGCCACTACACAACAGAGACGCCATCGAAGACTGGAGAGGGCTAAAGCTCGTTTTCTTGGAGGAACTTTCAAGTTCTTTTACGAAGATCGTGAAGTCTTTTGGCATACTTGTTGATATTCCCAGTAACAAGGTTCGCTTTACGTTTACCCTGAGCCGTGAGCAGGTGGAGAAAATCAAGAAATGGATATACCTTGAATGCAAAAAAAGGGATTAA
- the LOC107471380 gene encoding uncharacterized protein LOC107471380 (The sequence of the model RefSeq protein was modified relative to this genomic sequence to represent the inferred CDS: added 75 bases not found in genome assembly): protein MSGGKKGGPPKHQNKFAWKPNAGRKINETEVGGRFRPLSEITGVCPRCKDQIDWKRRYGKYKPLVEPAKCQRCSKRAVRQAYHNLCSGCAKEHRVCAKCCCSVDNIVGRDSAEVEAEQKMLEEAIKYSRERERRTLLRAMNKDKPKSSRNNPTDTRDNKVGHLFPNATLEDYARLHGVKKDHGDGETCDSKFDDDSEEEVCDDKDVNSENEDCGDDDEDEVEEVEEVDDDGSDHNDVVPEPKESKNE, encoded by the exons ATGAGCGGCGGGAAGAAGGGTGGGCCCCCGAAGCATCAGAACAAGTTTGCCTGGAAACCCAACGCCGGTCGCAAGATCAATGAAACT GAAGTTGGGGGAAGGTTCAGGCCTCTGTCTGAGATAACTGGTGTGTGCCCTCGCTGCAAGGACCAGATCGATTGGAAGCGCCGTTATGGCAAGTACAAGCCTCTTGTTGAACCTGCCAAATG tcAGAGATGCTCGAAGCGTGCTGTTCGTCAAGCTTACCATAACTTGTGTTCTG GGTGTGCAAAAGAGCATCGTGTATGCGCAAAGTGTTGTTGCAGTGTGGACAATATAGTTGGAAG AGATTCTGCTGAAGTTGAGGCGGAACAAAAGATGCTTGAGGAg GCTATTAAGTATTCTAGGGAGAGAGAAAGGAGAACACTATTGCGGGCT ATGAATAAAGACAAACCTAAAAGTTCAAGAAATAACCCAACAGATACCAGGGACAATAAGGTTGGGCACTTATTTCCAAATGCAACCCTGGAAGATTATGCTAGATTGCATGGAGTTAAAAAGGATCATGGTGATGGTGAAACCTGTGATAGTAAATTTGATGATGATAGTGAGGAAGAAGTTTGTGATGACAAAGATGTTAACAGTGAGAATGAAGAttgtggtgatgatgatgaggatgaggTGGAGGAG